The genomic interval CACCTTCCCGATCATCGACCAGACGGCCGATAAATTCGTTGCCGGCATGGAGGGATCGGAGACGGACGTGAAGGCGCTCAAGCCCGCCGAGAGCCTGTCGATCTGACGAAACCCCGTTGCACCGGGCGGACATGGCCTTTATAGCGGGTAGGAAAAATCCTATCCGGAGAATGCCATGTCCGTCGATCTTGCCACCGTGAAGCGCGTTGCCAAACTTGCTCGTATTGCCGTCTCCGAGGACGAGGCAAACCGCATGGTCGACGAGCTGAACGGCATCCTCGGCTTCGTCGAGCAGCTCTCCGAAGTCAATGTCGATGGCGTCGAGGCGATGACATCGGTGACCCCGATGGCGATGAAGAAGCGGACCGACGAGGTGAGCGACGGCAACAAGGCGGCCGATATTGTCGCCAACGCGCCGGTCACCGACCATAATTTCTTCCTGGTGCCGAAAGTCGTCGAATAAGGCTTGAAACGCCTCTTTCCGACCCTGTTGCCATTTTCAAGATCTGAAGCGAAAACACGATGAGCGAACTCACCAGCCTGACCATTGCCGAAGCCCGCCAGAAGCTGCGCGCCAAGGAAATCACCGCAATCGAACTGACCGAAGCCTATATCTCGGCGATCGATGCGGCCAATGGCCGGCTGAACGCCTATGTAAAGGTCACCCCTGACCTCGCCCGTCTCATGGCAAAAAATTCCGACGAGCGCATCGCCGCCGGCAAGGCGGGCGATCTCGAAGGCATTCCGCTGGGAATCAAGGATCTCTTCGCCACGGTCGGCGTCCACACCCAGGCCTGCAGCCACATTCTCGACGGTTTCGAGCCGCGCTATGAATCGACGGTCACGCAAAACCTCTGGGATGACGGCGCCGTCATGCTCGGCAAATTGAACATGGACGAATTCGCCATGGGCTCGTCCAACGAGACCTCCTATTACGGACCGGTGATCAATCCGTGGCGTGCGGAGGGCTCCAATCAGCAGCTCGTCCCAGGCGGCTCCTCCGGCGGCTCGGCCGCAGCCGTCGCTGCGCATCTTTGCGCCGGCGCCACCGCGACCGATACCGGCGGCTCGATTCGCCAGCCGGCTGCCTTCACCGGTACCGTCGGCATCAAACCGACCTATGGCCGCTGCTCGCGCTGGGGCACCGTCGCCTTCGCTTCCTCGCTCGACCAGGCCGGCCCGATCGCACGCGACGTGCGTGACGCCGCAATCCTCTTGAAGTCGATGGCAAGCGTCGACGCCAAGGACACGACTTCGGTCGATCTGCCGGTGCCGGATTACGAGGCTGTCCTTGGCCAGTCGCTGAAGGGCATGAAAATTGGTATCCCGAACGAATACCGGGTCGACGGCATGCCCGAGGAGA from Rhizobium lentis carries:
- the gatC gene encoding Asp-tRNA(Asn)/Glu-tRNA(Gln) amidotransferase subunit GatC, whose product is MSVDLATVKRVAKLARIAVSEDEANRMVDELNGILGFVEQLSEVNVDGVEAMTSVTPMAMKKRTDEVSDGNKAADIVANAPVTDHNFFLVPKVVE
- the gatA gene encoding Asp-tRNA(Asn)/Glu-tRNA(Gln) amidotransferase subunit GatA, whose product is MSELTSLTIAEARQKLRAKEITAIELTEAYISAIDAANGRLNAYVKVTPDLARLMAKNSDERIAAGKAGDLEGIPLGIKDLFATVGVHTQACSHILDGFEPRYESTVTQNLWDDGAVMLGKLNMDEFAMGSSNETSYYGPVINPWRAEGSNQQLVPGGSSGGSAAAVAAHLCAGATATDTGGSIRQPAAFTGTVGIKPTYGRCSRWGTVAFASSLDQAGPIARDVRDAAILLKSMASVDAKDTTSVDLPVPDYEAVLGQSLKGMKIGIPNEYRVDGMPEEIEILWRQGIAWLKDAGAEIVDISLPYTKYALPAYYIVAPAEASSNLARYDGVRYGLRVDGKDIVDMYEKTRAAGFGKEVKRRIMIGTYVLSAGYYDAYYIRAQKVRTLIKRDFELAFDAGVDAILTPATPSSAFGVADENLAADPVKMYLNDIFTVTVNMAGLPGIAVPAGLDQKGLPLGLQLIGKAFDEETLFKTAYVIEQAAGKFTPAKWW